A DNA window from Deltaproteobacteria bacterium contains the following coding sequences:
- a CDS encoding type II and III secretion system protein, whose translation MRLEIPNASKIHISDGGIVRARSIGSSIILTGRRTGRTSMRFISSRGGDVRDKRDESLLQDRTIYVTERKVAEAARRFNDYLSLRRGLTLDPAALPQVVVTGELLRIDDWENLVAIAKTHRIAWRLEANTFAPIRGDLHRAIDGELKKLAWPGDFLRIDESGIRLTSGTEGPKHSATQLLAVTTLGLSLETSATLNELEPMVRTQIVLAEIRRSKRQLLGIRWPQDLTVSAASSFVVSSESLTAKIEALENSGDGRILAMPNLLCRSGGEAKFFAGGEIPIKISTIRTSQVEWKKYGIMLHVQPRADRLGRLKFQLSTEISSLDGANKVDTVPGILTNRIDTQFNLKGTQTVVLSGLIKKEESKAVSGVALLNSIPILGRLFESQDFNQNLTELLVFVTPEVYFPNAPSEGENGI comes from the coding sequence GTGCGATTAGAAATCCCAAACGCATCGAAAATTCATATAAGCGACGGTGGGATAGTCCGAGCCCGATCTATCGGATCAAGCATCATTCTCACCGGCCGTCGTACGGGCAGAACAAGTATGCGCTTTATCTCGTCCCGCGGAGGCGATGTCCGCGACAAGCGAGACGAGTCTTTGCTTCAAGATCGAACCATTTACGTGACAGAAAGAAAAGTCGCGGAAGCGGCCCGCCGCTTTAACGATTATTTAAGTTTACGCCGCGGGCTCACGCTTGACCCAGCCGCGCTTCCGCAAGTCGTCGTGACCGGCGAACTACTGCGAATTGATGATTGGGAGAACTTAGTAGCAATAGCAAAAACTCATCGAATTGCTTGGCGCCTTGAAGCCAACACCTTTGCCCCGATCCGAGGAGACCTACATAGGGCAATCGACGGAGAACTAAAGAAGCTAGCGTGGCCGGGCGACTTTTTGCGTATAGATGAATCGGGAATCCGGCTGACCTCCGGCACTGAGGGGCCGAAGCATTCGGCAACTCAACTTCTAGCAGTGACCACCCTTGGTTTATCGCTTGAAACCTCGGCAACGTTAAATGAGCTCGAACCGATGGTTCGAACACAGATTGTCCTTGCGGAAATCCGTCGTTCCAAGAGGCAATTGCTGGGGATTCGATGGCCTCAAGATTTGACGGTTAGCGCGGCCTCCTCATTTGTGGTGTCGAGCGAATCGCTCACCGCCAAAATCGAAGCACTTGAAAATTCCGGTGATGGTCGGATTTTAGCTATGCCCAATCTGTTGTGCCGTTCGGGAGGAGAGGCAAAGTTTTTCGCCGGTGGTGAAATACCTATTAAAATTTCCACTATTCGCACATCGCAAGTTGAATGGAAAAAATACGGAATCATGCTCCATGTTCAGCCACGGGCAGATCGCCTGGGACGTTTGAAGTTTCAGCTTAGCACCGAAATTTCGTCGCTCGATGGGGCCAACAAAGTCGACACTGTACCGGGAATTCTCACAAATCGAATTGATACTCAGTTCAATCTCAAGGGAACTCAAACTGTCGTGCTTTCGGGGCTAATAAAGAAAGAAGAATCGAAAGCGGTCTCCGGGGTCGCTCTATTAAACTCCATCCCTATTCTTGGAAGACTGTTCGAAAGCCAAGACTTTAACCAAAACCTTACCGAACTCTTGGTCTTCGTTACGCCCGAAGTCTATTTTCCAAATGCGCCAAGCGAGGGCGAAAATGGAATCTAG
- a CDS encoding hybrid sensor histidine kinase/response regulator — translation MKHTILCVDDEADNVDALERLFRTKYKVLKATSGADAIKILDKNRVTLIISDQRMPRMTGVEFLTKSLSTHPDAIRILLTGYADIEVVIEAINSGQIYRYVNKPWDPVDLVNTIDKAVERYELGQELMEKNRALQEALDELQTLDQAKNQFMVLVNHELKTPLTTMLSFTDLLGETKLDVDQQRYLSRIRTAATRLQDMINDSLELVSAETKQTKLDLRSLTSKSVLSEKLLTDPVVKIASDRHLEIRFDIENQNFIGDEKILKNVIRRLTHNAVKFATASSEIQVSGKTIAGGLYKISIENLGPAIDERKIQNLFKPFTLNENTLNHSVGTGLGLSICNALLKLQDSKLELASKAGKVVASFSIGIDPDSLQH, via the coding sequence ATGAAGCACACCATTCTTTGCGTTGATGACGAAGCTGATAACGTAGATGCGCTCGAGCGCCTCTTTCGTACGAAGTACAAGGTACTAAAGGCGACTTCAGGCGCAGACGCTATTAAGATTCTGGACAAAAATCGAGTTACCTTGATCATCAGCGATCAACGAATGCCGAGAATGACTGGCGTTGAATTTCTAACAAAGTCACTCTCCACCCACCCCGATGCCATCCGTATTTTGCTGACGGGTTACGCCGATATTGAAGTCGTTATTGAAGCGATCAATAGCGGGCAAATTTATCGCTACGTAAATAAACCTTGGGACCCCGTCGATCTCGTTAACACGATCGACAAAGCTGTCGAACGGTATGAGCTCGGCCAAGAGCTGATGGAGAAGAATCGAGCGCTGCAGGAGGCCCTCGACGAACTGCAAACCTTGGATCAAGCGAAAAACCAATTCATGGTGCTAGTGAACCATGAATTAAAAACACCTCTCACAACAATGCTCAGTTTTACGGACCTCTTGGGTGAAACAAAGCTCGATGTCGATCAGCAGCGTTATCTCAGCCGCATCCGCACCGCCGCAACTCGTTTGCAAGATATGATCAATGACTCTTTAGAGTTGGTTTCGGCAGAGACGAAGCAAACCAAACTAGATTTGAGATCCTTAACCTCGAAGTCGGTACTAAGCGAAAAACTTCTAACTGATCCCGTCGTAAAAATTGCGTCGGATCGACACCTTGAGATTCGTTTCGACATCGAAAATCAAAACTTCATTGGCGATGAAAAAATATTGAAAAATGTGATTCGTCGACTGACCCACAACGCTGTGAAGTTCGCCACCGCAAGCAGCGAAATCCAAGTTAGCGGAAAAACCATTGCAGGCGGACTTTACAAAATCTCGATTGAAAATCTCGGACCTGCCATCGACGAAAGAAAAATTCAAAATCTTTTCAAGCCATTTACGCTCAACGAAAACACGTTGAATCACTCGGTCGGCACTGGGCTCGGCCTCAGTATTTGTAACGCCCTTTTAAAGTTGCAGGATTCTAAACTTGAGCTGGCTTCTAAAGCAGGAAAAGTCGTTGCAAGCTTCTCAATCGGAATTGATCCTGACTCCCTCCAACACTGA
- a CDS encoding CpaF family protein produces the protein MESSENTLFNAEVFKQAESTLRAIQEIPSLKHTPVLDRINRDRDVALETCIDKATLHLSEITKRRVLEELFEFGPLHSAIGDDDVTEILILSPEVIWLERKGKLIPHSDRFLNHTTFRSFVHRLTREARTNTDETQPFANGRWRDFRVHVAGLPIVSETPNITLRRIRNKKWSLDELRELGWVDDSGRKLLEKIVDEKSNVLVVGATGAGKTSALSACLNATGSNERILLIEDTDEIAIPNAVSTKLLSKPARVAGDTEFGLGDLLKHCLRMRPDRIVMGEVRGGEAKDLLMAFATGHRGCWGTLHAATPREALLRLEMLVQMGAPQWTTHTVRSLIHSSIDFIVVAEKDEDGKRRLGSIHQVASLEDIGFCFSTLYRHGSNLTYARTSTKLPLG, from the coding sequence ATGGAATCTAGTGAAAATACCCTCTTCAATGCTGAAGTTTTTAAGCAAGCGGAATCAACGTTACGTGCCATTCAAGAAATTCCAAGTCTCAAGCACACGCCAGTATTGGATCGTATTAACCGCGATCGCGACGTCGCCCTTGAAACGTGCATAGATAAAGCGACTCTCCATCTGAGCGAAATTACGAAACGCCGTGTGCTTGAAGAGCTATTTGAATTTGGGCCGCTCCACTCGGCGATCGGTGACGACGACGTTACCGAGATCCTCATTCTTTCACCCGAAGTGATTTGGCTCGAACGGAAAGGAAAGTTGATTCCTCACTCAGACAGGTTTTTAAATCACACGACGTTCCGAAGCTTTGTTCACCGGCTGACGCGAGAAGCGCGTACAAACACCGATGAAACACAGCCTTTTGCTAACGGCCGATGGAGAGATTTCCGAGTTCACGTCGCGGGTCTCCCGATTGTCAGTGAAACGCCCAACATCACACTCAGAAGAATCCGCAATAAAAAATGGTCACTCGATGAGCTTAGAGAACTGGGTTGGGTCGATGACAGCGGAAGGAAACTTTTAGAGAAAATCGTAGATGAGAAATCCAATGTACTTGTTGTGGGAGCAACCGGAGCCGGAAAAACCTCGGCTCTTTCAGCCTGCCTGAACGCAACCGGTTCAAACGAGCGGATCTTGCTGATCGAAGACACCGACGAGATTGCGATACCGAACGCCGTAAGTACAAAACTTCTTTCCAAACCTGCACGAGTCGCTGGCGACACGGAATTCGGCCTCGGAGATCTCCTCAAGCACTGTTTGCGAATGCGGCCCGACCGAATTGTCATGGGTGAAGTCCGCGGCGGAGAGGCAAAGGACCTATTGATGGCTTTTGCCACCGGTCACAGGGGTTGCTGGGGGACACTTCACGCAGCAACACCGCGCGAGGCATTGCTGCGCCTGGAAATGCTCGTGCAAATGGGCGCACCACAGTGGACCACTCACACAGTTCGCTCGCTGATTCATTCAAGTATCGACTTCATTGTCGTCGCTGAAAAGGACGAAGACGGGAAAAGGCGACTGGGAAGTATTCACCAGGTCGCCTCGCTGGAAGATATTGGCTTTTGTTTTTCCACGCTCTATCGACATGGAAGCAATCTCACTTATGCACGGACGTCGACAAAACTGCCTCTCGGATAA